The following proteins come from a genomic window of Trifolium pratense cultivar HEN17-A07 linkage group LG4, ARS_RC_1.1, whole genome shotgun sequence:
- the LOC123921805 gene encoding probable O-methyltransferase 3, which produces MESYSSSNLLKAQSHIWNHICNFINSMSLKCVVDLGIPDIIHNYGKPMPLSKLTSSLPIHPSKKPCIPRLMRVMTQAGFFVEHNVNDNELEIEYMLTDESILLLKDHPMSVTPFLQAVLHPILANPWHELSTWLKTDDPTTFETAHGMLIWDYAAREPAFNNLFNDAMASDARLVTSVVIEKCTGVFNGLESLVDVGGGTGTMAKALAKSFPKMECTVFDLPHVVDGLQGSDNLNYVGGDMFKKIPPADAILLKWILHDWNDEECVEILKKCKDAIANKGKKAKVIIIDMVVDKEKGNGESVETQLFFDMLMMVLASGKERTKKEWIKLISSAGFSDYKITPILGLRSLIEIYP; this is translated from the exons ATGGAATCCTATAGTTCTTCCAATTTGCTCAAAGCTCAAAGCCACATATGGAATCATATTTGCAACTTCATAAATTCCATGTCACTAAAATGTGTTGTTGATTTAGGCATACCAGATATCATACACAATTATGGAAAACCCATGCCACTCTCAAAACTCACTTCTTCACTACCAATCCACCCTTCGAAAAAACCATGCATCCCTCGCTTGATGCGAGTCATGACTCAGGCTGGCTTTTTCGTTGAACATAATGTTAACGATAATGAGTTAGAAATTGAGTATATGCTTACCGATGAATCTATACTATTGCTTAAGGATCACCCAATGAGTGTGACGCCCTTTTTGCAAGCAGTACTCCATCCAATTTTGGCGAACCCGTGGCATGAATTGTCAACTTGGTTAAAAACCGATGATCCTACGACATTTGAAACTGCACATGGAATGTTGATATGGGATTATGCGGCGCGTGAGCCTGCCTTTAACAACTTATTCAATGATGCAATGGCGAGTGATGCTCGATTGGTCACTAGTGTGGTGATTGAGAAATGCACCGGAGTGTTCAACGGTTTGGAGTCATTGGTTGATGTTGGAGGAGGCACCGGGACCATGGCAAAGGCGCTTGCTAAATCATTCCCAAAAATGGAGTGCACTGTATTTGATCTCCCACATGTTGTTGATGGCTTGCAAGGAAGTGATAACTTAAACTACGTTGGTGGAGATATGTTTAAGAAAATTCCTCCGGCTGATGCCATTTTGTTGAAG TGGATATTACATGATTGGAATGACGAAGAATGTGTAGAGATATTAAAAAAGTGTAAGGATGCAATCGCGAACAAAGGTAAAAAAGCGAAGGTGATTATCATAGATATGGTGGTCGACAAAGAGAAGGGAAATGGTGAATCGGTTGAAACACAACTCTTCTTTGATATGCTCATGATGGTGTTGGCCTCCGGAAAAGAAAGAACCAAGAAAGAATGGATTAAGTTGATTTCTTCAGCTGGTTTCAGTGACTATAAGATCACTCCAATTTTAGGACTAAGATCACTCATTGAAATTTATCCTTAA